From one Rosa rugosa chromosome 4, drRosRugo1.1, whole genome shotgun sequence genomic stretch:
- the LOC133744389 gene encoding stemmadenine O-acetyltransferase-like, whose product MVDMEVNIVCKDTIKPVAASSSLHSHQKPCKLCIFDQLIPTTYVPMLFFYPIIDPNFNVPQTLAHLKTSLSHTLTQYYPFSGRTKNNLYIHNFDAGVPYLEARVKCHMFELFELQEIELLNRFVPFHPFRKETGSPDLLPLIAFQVSVFACGGISIGVSLSHKIFDAQTANIFLKSWASVFRRDHEEAIQSNLNLCQASSTFPASDNLPQKYLSFMESTWFEEKKYVTRRFVFDAKAIATLRDKAKSELVPNPTRVETLTCFLWKHATFASRHGGTSRRASVVAHAVNLRRRLKPPMPDDAIGNLFWWATAVYNPTDKAETTDELCDLLKILHESLNGLDHDHFLDTLRGEEGRRAIFEYLDQLLEDMDSLDPTPEIYAFTSWINILDEIDFGWGKPFWIGVMGKVGPAFRNLTVFVKTQRDNGIEAWVTMDEKQMSIMEKDPQFLAFASPNPRILNV is encoded by the exons ATGGTGGACATGGAGGTAAATATAGTTTGCAAAGATACTATCAAACCCGTAGCTGCTTCCTCGTCACTTCATTCCCATCAAAAACCTTGCAAGCTTTGCATCTTTGATCAGCTCATTCCAACAACTTATGTGCCTATGCTTTTCTTCTACCCCATTATTGACCCCAACTTCAACGTACCCCAGACCCTAGCCCATTTGAAAACCTCACTGTCACATACCCTTACTCAGTACTACCCATTTTCCGGGCGGACCAAAAACAACCTCTATATTCATAATTTTGATGCTGGTGTCCCCTACCTAGAGGCCCGAGTCAAATGTCACATGTTTGAGTTATTTGAGCTTCAAGAAATCGAGTTGCTCAACCGGTTTGTTCCGTTCCATCCATTTCGCAAGGAAACTGGATCTCCTGATCTGTTGCCCTTGATAGCATTTCAAGTCAGTGTTTTTGCTTGTGGTGGGATATCAATTGGGGTCTCTCTGTCTCACAAGATATTTGACGCACAAACGGCAAATATTTTCCTCAAGTCTTGGGCTTCTGTTTTTCGTAGGGATCATGAAGAAGCAATACAATCAAACCTTAATCTCTGCCAAGCGTCATCAACTTTTCCAGCAAGTGATAATTTACCACAAAAATATCTTAGTTTCATGGAGAGCACGTGGTTCGAGGAAAAGAAGTATGTTACAAGGAGATTTGTGTTTGATGCTAAAGCCATAGCCACATTACGTGATAAAGCAAAGAGCGAGCTTGTGCCCAATCCAACTCGTGTTGAGACACTCACTTGTTTTCTTTGGAAACATGCAACATTTGCTTCTAGACATG GTGGTACATCACGAAGAGCATCCGTAGTAGCACATGCAGTGAACTTGAGGCGGCGACTGAAGCCACCAATGCCAGATGACGCCATTGGAAATCTATTTTGGTGGGCTACTGCAGTCTACAACCCTACTGATAAGGCAGAGACTACTGATGAGTTGTGTGATTTGTTGAAGATATTACATGAATCTCTCAATGGACTTGACCATGATCATTTTTTGGATACATTGCGCGGAGAAGAGGGACGTCGAGCCATTTTTGAATACCTCGATCAATTGTTGGAGGACATGGATTCCTTAGATCCAACACCAGAAATTTATGCGTTCACTAGCTGGATTAATATTCTCGatgaaattgattttggatggggAAAGCCATTTTGGATTGGGGTCATGGGAAAAGTTGGACCTGCCTTTAGGAACCTCACTGTGTTCGTCAAAACACAAAGGGATAACGGCATTGAAGCATGGGTGACCATGGATGAAAAGCAAATGTCTATAATGGAAAAAGATCCTCAATTTTTAGcatttgcttctccaaaccCGCGCATTTTAAATGTATGA
- the LOC133744388 gene encoding uncharacterized protein LOC133744388, whose translation MHSFLYFYSFLLCVADVLSISASWPRKNDTEACYCNNKTIQISFSATITTSTETNFLCSTHATTTELPFEEPQVDQHPTAHNSENSSTPAELKKTRGKTTGKGMIEMIASNGNKKVEIVFDQEHWVPNTEYSNKKFTTPIGIEVRSRAPVCYRGWNKIPGNIKRTLREGLTIHFDVEIEHSKIIYFVDDKMRSAYTQFKWKLHDHYQKCGTPVWGRATLPPPDLWGERSTEEWHWLCDKLYTDPKYIDKCEKNSTSRKRQRSTHRGGAMPFIQHALRTAKEGNPLSFIDNWAAMYQDSNSNWVSDAARDKYDRLKNKREEHKEKLTLEAPEGTPPESVQVTARDEIKDQNIESILR comes from the exons ATGCACTCCTTTTTGTATTTTTACTCTTTTTTGTTATGTGTTGCAGATGTCCTCTCAATCTCTGCAAGTTGGCCTAGGAAAAATGATACGGAAGCCTGCTACTGCAACAACAAGACCATCCAAATCAGCTTCTCAGCTACCATCACAACCAGCACTGAGACCAACTTCTTATGCAGCACCCATGCCACAACAACTGAACTGCCATTTGAAGAGCCACAAGTTGATCAACATCCTACAGCTCACAACTCAG AGAATTCCTCTACCCCTGCTGAATTGAAAAAAACACGTGGCAAAACAACTGGGAAAGGTATGATTGAGATGATTGCTAGCAATGGCAACAAGAAGGTGGAGATAGTATTTGACCAGGAGCATTGGGTCCCAAATACTGAGTACAGCAATAAGAAGTTCACTACCCCTATAGGGATTGAGGTTCGAAGTCGAGCTCCGGTATGTTACCGCGGATGGAATAAGATTCCAGGAAATATTAAGAGGACACTACGAGAGGGATTGACG ATACACTTTGACGTGGAAATAGAACATTCAAAAATTATCTATTTTGTGGATGATAAGATGCGCTCGGCGTATACTCAATTCAAGTGGAAGTTGCACGATCACTACCAAAAATGTGGCACACCTGTTTGGGGACGAGCCACACTTCCTCCACCTGATCTATGGGGTGAGAGATCGACAGAGGAGTGGCATTGGCTATGTGATAAACTCTACACCGATCCAAAATATATT GATAAATGCGAGAAGAATTCAACTAGCCGAAAGAGACAAAGGAGTACGCATCGTGGCGGAGCTATGCCTTTCATTCAACATGCTTTGAGGACAGCCAAG GAGGGCAATCCTTTGTCTTTCATAGACAATTGGGCAGCTATGTATCAAGATTCAAATAGCAATTGGGTTAGTGATGCTGCACGTGATAAATAT gaTCGACTGAAAAATAAGAGAGAAGAGCATAAGGAGAAACTAACCCTGGAGGCACCAGAGGGTACTCCACCAGAATCTGTACAAGTTACTGCGCGTGATGAGATCaaggaccaaaatatcga GAGTATATTGAGATAA